The following proteins come from a genomic window of Geothrix edaphica:
- a CDS encoding mechanosensitive ion channel domain-containing protein, which produces MKLRPFIPAVILLLLCGAAVAGWMLTREQPAVVQSEEGTAAKKKGPRRAAPVREWVVDQSPLLTARTLLTLATTPEEQQLARQAERLANHEVDLAFAAALRRVASAQVQQTPELKELADLKAKALATFEADQQTIDRLAKQLAAARESQKAPLEDQLDVAKAQLELDRDELEAASDDLARAGGDPQARIRRLKEAFEAGDKESAQIIASGRPASAFPAGSLLARLSEWRGQRGKLARLVQARQAAQVKVQALSQRRATIEAQANKEKEDREAARFWASSLVKGAAGGGADAGREQAKDAVSYLKRYGDVQQRLASMNRRILDQQELAEVYATWMGIADVQRNTALHTLLSRLLWVLGLVAAAYLAGLAIDHLFHRAAAGDKKGSGTLRTVVKLGVQVLCALAIGFVIFGMPGQITTVLGLAGAGLTVALKDFIVAFFGWFILMGRNGIRVGDWVEIRGVGGEVVEIGLLRTVVLETGSWSDAGHPTGRRVAFVNNFAIEGHFFNFSTSGQWMWDELRVMIPPGQDPYPIIDGVQKLVEQQTEANARLAEQEWKRATARYRVQAFSAAPGLNVVPTMNGVEIRARYITRAFERHETRLRLNQAVVELMHGPRGGAPA; this is translated from the coding sequence ATGAAACTCCGTCCATTCATCCCTGCGGTCATCCTGCTGCTCCTCTGTGGGGCGGCCGTCGCCGGCTGGATGTTGACCCGCGAACAGCCCGCGGTGGTGCAGTCCGAGGAGGGGACCGCCGCGAAGAAGAAGGGGCCGCGCCGCGCGGCCCCTGTGCGCGAGTGGGTGGTGGACCAGAGCCCCCTCCTCACCGCGAGAACGCTCCTGACCCTGGCCACGACGCCGGAGGAACAGCAGCTCGCCCGGCAGGCCGAGCGTCTGGCCAACCATGAAGTGGACCTGGCCTTCGCCGCCGCGCTTCGGCGGGTGGCCAGCGCCCAGGTTCAGCAGACGCCCGAACTTAAAGAGCTGGCCGATCTGAAGGCCAAGGCCCTGGCCACCTTCGAGGCCGATCAGCAGACCATCGATCGCCTGGCCAAGCAGCTCGCGGCCGCGCGGGAGTCCCAGAAGGCGCCACTGGAGGATCAGCTGGACGTCGCAAAGGCCCAGCTGGAACTGGATCGCGATGAACTGGAGGCGGCCTCTGACGACCTGGCTCGGGCCGGAGGCGATCCCCAGGCCCGGATCCGCAGATTGAAGGAGGCCTTCGAGGCCGGCGACAAGGAATCTGCCCAGATCATCGCATCGGGGCGTCCCGCTTCCGCCTTCCCGGCCGGGAGCCTCCTGGCCCGCCTCAGTGAATGGCGGGGGCAGCGGGGCAAGCTGGCCCGTCTGGTCCAGGCCCGTCAGGCCGCCCAGGTCAAAGTCCAGGCTCTGTCGCAACGGCGAGCCACCATCGAGGCCCAGGCCAACAAGGAGAAAGAAGACCGGGAAGCCGCCAGATTCTGGGCTTCCAGCCTGGTGAAAGGGGCCGCAGGAGGAGGTGCGGACGCCGGACGGGAGCAGGCGAAGGATGCTGTCTCCTATCTGAAGCGCTATGGCGATGTGCAGCAGCGGCTCGCCAGCATGAACCGGCGCATCCTCGACCAGCAGGAACTGGCAGAGGTGTACGCCACCTGGATGGGCATCGCCGATGTCCAGCGGAACACCGCCCTCCATACTCTGCTCTCGCGCCTCCTGTGGGTGCTGGGCCTGGTGGCGGCGGCCTATCTGGCGGGCCTGGCCATCGATCATCTCTTCCACCGAGCGGCTGCGGGCGACAAGAAGGGTTCTGGAACCCTGCGGACCGTGGTGAAGCTCGGCGTCCAGGTGCTGTGCGCCCTGGCCATCGGCTTCGTGATCTTCGGCATGCCTGGGCAGATCACGACCGTGCTGGGCCTGGCGGGCGCGGGCCTCACCGTGGCGCTCAAGGACTTCATCGTGGCCTTCTTCGGCTGGTTCATCCTCATGGGCCGCAACGGCATCCGCGTGGGCGACTGGGTGGAGATCCGCGGCGTGGGCGGCGAGGTGGTGGAGATCGGCCTGCTGCGCACGGTGGTGCTGGAGACGGGCAGCTGGAGCGACGCGGGCCACCCCACGGGACGCCGCGTGGCCTTCGTGAACAACTTCGCCATCGAGGGGCACTTCTTCAACTTCTCCACCTCGGGCCAGTGGATGTGGGACGAGCTGCGAGTCATGATTCCGCCCGGCCAGGACCCCTATCCCATCATTGATGGCGTCCAGAAGCTGGTGGAGCAGCAGACCGAGGCCAACGCCCGCCTGGCGGAACAGGAGTGGAAGCGCGCTACGGCACGCTACCGCGTGCAGGCTTTCTCCGCCGCCCCGGGCCTGAATGTGGTGCCCACCATGAACGGCGTGGAGATCCGGGCCCGCTACATCACCCGGGCCTTCGAGCGCCACGAGACGCGGCTCCGGCTGAACCAGGCGGTGGTCGAGCTGATGCACGGTCCACGGGGGGGCGCCCCGGCCTGA
- a CDS encoding ABC-F family ATP-binding cassette domain-containing protein — protein sequence MISFSNVSKQYGKQVLFIEADFQLNPGEKVGLVGPNGAGKSTLFRMIMGEESPDEGSVTLPKKLTLGYFRQEVDEMAGRPVLDEAIAGSGRLGDLHHELLDLEHAMSDPDRGDELEAILERFGHVQEEYQHLGGYELEARARACLHGLGFEDEQIDGDVGALSGGWKMRVSMAKVLLGNFDVLLMDEPTNHLDIESILWLEAFLKAVPATLLMTSHDRDFMNRVVTKVLEIDGGDIVTYSGNYDFYVKEREQREANQEAAYARQQAKLAKEQRFIERFSAHAAKAAQVQSRVKALDKIERIEPPKKRRVVKWDFRIPGRSGDDVAMLEGVCKAYGKRKLYDQFALHIRRGERWCVMGKNGAGKSTLLKMISGAIQPDSGNVKLGASLKLGYFSQQALDLLDPDLTVIEQMQQDFPMEGLGVLRNLLGAFQFSGDDVDKRIRALSGGEKSRLVMARMLFDPPNFLVLDEPTNHLDLATKEMLIDALKDFEGTMLFVSHDRTFLRGLANRVLELGGEEHDGPMAFGGSYLEYVERMGREAPGVHN from the coding sequence ATGATCTCGTTCTCGAACGTCAGCAAGCAGTACGGCAAGCAGGTCCTGTTCATCGAGGCGGATTTCCAGCTCAATCCCGGCGAGAAGGTGGGCCTGGTGGGCCCGAACGGGGCCGGCAAGTCCACGCTCTTCCGCATGATCATGGGCGAGGAATCGCCGGACGAGGGCTCCGTCACCCTGCCGAAGAAGCTCACCCTGGGCTACTTCCGCCAGGAGGTGGACGAGATGGCGGGCCGGCCCGTGCTGGACGAGGCCATCGCCGGCAGCGGCCGCCTGGGCGACCTGCACCACGAGCTGCTGGACCTGGAACACGCCATGTCCGATCCCGACCGCGGCGACGAGCTGGAGGCCATCCTGGAGCGCTTCGGCCATGTCCAGGAGGAATACCAGCACCTGGGCGGCTATGAGCTGGAGGCCCGGGCACGGGCCTGCCTGCACGGCCTCGGCTTCGAGGATGAGCAGATCGACGGCGATGTGGGCGCCCTCTCCGGCGGCTGGAAGATGCGCGTCTCCATGGCCAAGGTGCTGCTGGGGAACTTCGACGTCCTGCTCATGGACGAGCCCACCAACCACCTGGACATCGAGTCCATCCTCTGGCTGGAGGCCTTCCTCAAGGCCGTGCCCGCGACCCTCCTGATGACCAGCCACGACCGGGACTTCATGAATCGGGTGGTGACCAAGGTGCTGGAGATCGATGGGGGAGACATTGTCACCTACTCGGGCAACTACGATTTCTACGTGAAGGAACGCGAGCAGCGGGAGGCCAACCAGGAAGCCGCCTACGCCCGCCAGCAGGCCAAGCTGGCCAAGGAGCAGCGCTTCATCGAGCGGTTCTCCGCCCATGCCGCCAAGGCCGCCCAGGTGCAGAGCCGCGTCAAGGCCCTGGACAAGATCGAACGCATCGAGCCGCCCAAGAAGCGGCGCGTGGTGAAGTGGGACTTCCGCATCCCGGGCCGGTCCGGCGATGACGTGGCCATGCTGGAGGGGGTCTGCAAGGCCTACGGCAAGCGGAAGCTGTACGACCAGTTCGCCCTGCACATCCGCCGCGGCGAGCGGTGGTGCGTCATGGGCAAGAACGGCGCCGGCAAGTCCACCCTGCTGAAGATGATCTCCGGCGCCATCCAGCCGGATTCGGGGAACGTGAAGCTGGGCGCCAGCCTCAAGCTGGGCTACTTCTCCCAGCAGGCCCTGGACCTCCTGGATCCCGACCTGACCGTGATCGAGCAGATGCAGCAGGACTTCCCCATGGAGGGCCTGGGCGTCCTGCGCAACCTCCTGGGCGCCTTCCAGTTCTCCGGCGACGACGTGGACAAGCGCATCCGCGCGCTCTCGGGCGGCGAGAAATCCCGGCTGGTGATGGCCCGCATGCTCTTCGATCCGCCCAACTTCCTGGTGCTGGACGAGCCCACGAACCACCTGGACCTGGCCACCAAGGAGATGCTCATCGACGCCCTGAAGGACTTCGAGGGCACCATGCTCTTCGTGTCCCACGACCGCACCTTCCTGCGCGGCCTGGCCAACCGGGTGCTGGAGCTGGGTGGCGAGGAACACGACGGCCCCATGGCCTTCGGCGGCTCCTACCTCGAATACGTCGAGCGCATGGGCCGCGAGGCCCCGGGCGTGCACAACTAA
- a CDS encoding APC family permease — MSAPGYRRHVGLFSATMLIAGSMIGSGVFIVAADMIRTGGSGGFLLAAWGLTAILTLFAALSYGELAGMFPQAGGQYTYLRETYGPAVGFLYGWTFFVVIECGTIAAVAVGFGKYLGSFLPAVTDAAWIGPHLDVPLMKVTHAIGVGPYHLGLTPSRLSGIAVVVLLSAVNLYGVRLGSRIQDLFTVAKIGGLAALILLGLLLKPAVAPSQAPFIATDGAALPFLTALLVVQTGSLFSADAWNAITFIAGEVKEPKRTIPFALLIGTTMVCGLYVLANAAYLKVLGPSGIAHAPQDRVGSAALQALLGSGGGLIMAGSILVSMFGCLNGLVLSGARVYQRMAEDGLFYPRAALLNEHGVPGFGLWIQALWTCLLTLTGTYGQLLDFVMLPTILFYVLAVGGIFLLRWRRPDLERPVKVWGYPFVPGLYLIGALAIIGALFIHRPSYSWPGLALVALGWPVYLAVKPRAAASEGSLP, encoded by the coding sequence ATGAGCGCACCTGGTTACCGCCGGCATGTCGGCCTGTTCTCCGCCACCATGCTCATCGCCGGTTCCATGATCGGCAGCGGCGTGTTTATCGTGGCCGCCGACATGATCCGCACGGGCGGCTCCGGAGGCTTCCTGCTGGCGGCCTGGGGCCTCACGGCGATCCTCACCCTCTTCGCGGCCCTGAGCTATGGCGAACTGGCCGGGATGTTCCCCCAGGCCGGGGGCCAGTACACCTACCTCCGCGAGACCTACGGCCCCGCCGTGGGCTTCCTCTATGGCTGGACCTTCTTCGTGGTGATCGAGTGCGGCACCATCGCCGCCGTGGCCGTGGGCTTCGGGAAGTACCTGGGCAGCTTCCTGCCGGCGGTCACGGATGCGGCCTGGATCGGGCCCCACCTGGACGTGCCGCTCATGAAGGTCACCCATGCCATCGGCGTCGGTCCCTACCACCTGGGGCTCACGCCCTCCCGGCTGTCCGGCATCGCGGTGGTGGTCCTGCTGAGCGCCGTGAACCTCTACGGCGTGCGGCTGGGTTCCCGCATCCAGGACCTCTTCACCGTGGCCAAGATCGGCGGCCTGGCGGCCCTGATCCTGCTGGGCCTGCTGCTGAAGCCCGCCGTCGCGCCCTCCCAGGCCCCCTTCATCGCCACAGACGGCGCCGCCCTGCCCTTCCTCACGGCCCTGCTGGTGGTGCAGACCGGGAGCCTGTTCTCGGCGGATGCCTGGAACGCCATCACCTTCATCGCCGGGGAGGTGAAGGAGCCGAAGCGGACCATCCCCTTCGCCCTGCTCATCGGCACGACCATGGTCTGCGGTCTCTACGTGCTGGCCAACGCGGCCTATCTGAAGGTGCTGGGGCCCTCGGGCATCGCCCACGCCCCCCAGGACCGCGTCGGCAGCGCCGCCCTCCAGGCCCTCCTGGGCAGCGGCGGCGGGCTCATCATGGCGGGCAGCATCCTGGTGTCCATGTTCGGCTGCCTCAACGGCCTGGTGCTGTCGGGCGCCCGGGTCTACCAGCGCATGGCGGAAGATGGCCTCTTCTACCCCCGCGCCGCCCTCCTCAACGAGCACGGCGTTCCGGGCTTCGGGCTCTGGATCCAGGCCCTGTGGACATGCCTCCTCACCCTCACGGGCACCTACGGGCAGCTGCTGGACTTCGTAATGCTGCCCACGATCCTTTTCTACGTCCTGGCCGTCGGCGGGATCTTCCTCCTCCGCTGGCGGCGGCCCGACCTGGAACGCCCCGTGAAGGTCTGGGGCTACCCCTTCGTTCCGGGGCTCTACCTCATCGGCGCCCTCGCCATCATCGGCGCCCTCTTCATCCACCGGCCCAGCTATTCCTGGCCCGGCCTGGCCCTGGTGGCCCTCGGCTGGCCCGTCTACCTCGCCGTGAAGCCCCGCGCCGCGGCCTCTGAAGGGAGTCTCCCATGA
- a CDS encoding site-2 protease family protein translates to MFDSISIPTILVSYVALLFSLSVHEASHASMAYWLEDDTAARLGRMTLNPLAHMDLLGTFIFPILGMATGFPFIGWAKPVPVDPRKLTRRFTQRVGYAFVASAGPLSNLIQALIFLGIMFLVVKAVVPVPDMEFRVFARALLAAKVESLQVLQLGTTATLFLALLGRLVLINLGLALFNLLPMGPLDGAGILRGFLPWRWLPKFDRVQPWMGGILIVLALTGLLGYVLGPVFGLLFYGIELIARLVLHF, encoded by the coding sequence GTGTTCGACAGCATCTCCATCCCCACCATCCTCGTCAGCTACGTGGCCCTCTTGTTCAGCCTGAGCGTGCATGAGGCCAGCCATGCTTCCATGGCCTACTGGCTCGAAGACGACACGGCGGCACGGCTGGGCCGGATGACCCTGAACCCGCTCGCCCATATGGATCTGCTGGGCACCTTCATATTTCCCATCCTGGGTATGGCCACGGGTTTCCCCTTCATCGGCTGGGCCAAGCCCGTGCCGGTGGATCCCCGCAAGCTGACCCGCCGGTTCACCCAGCGGGTGGGCTACGCCTTCGTGGCCAGCGCGGGCCCCCTCTCGAACCTGATCCAGGCCCTGATCTTCCTCGGGATCATGTTCCTGGTTGTGAAGGCCGTGGTCCCTGTCCCCGACATGGAGTTCCGGGTCTTCGCCCGGGCCCTCTTGGCCGCGAAGGTGGAGAGCCTGCAGGTCCTCCAGCTCGGCACCACCGCCACGCTGTTCCTGGCGCTCCTGGGCCGTCTGGTACTGATCAACCTGGGCCTCGCCCTCTTCAACCTGCTGCCCATGGGGCCTCTCGATGGGGCCGGCATCCTGAGGGGCTTCCTGCCCTGGCGCTGGCTGCCGAAGTTCGACCGGGTCCAGCCCTGGATGGGCGGCATCCTCATCGTGCTGGCCCTCACGGGCCTCCTGGGCTACGTCCTGGGGCCGGTGTTCGGCCTGCTGTTCTACGGCATTGAGCTCATCGCCCGCCTCGTCCTCCACTTCTGA
- a CDS encoding TlyA family RNA methyltransferase: MAKVRLDQLLVQRGLCETRARAQARILAGDVLVNDRPVTKAGTAVDEAAPIRLRGEALPFVSRGGLKLAGALDRWGIDPTGRTCFDAGSSTGGFTDCLLQRGAARVYAVDVGTNQLHWKLRTDARVVSMEQVNLRTWDPAAIPERCSLLVADLSFISLRLAIPPVLPSLEPGAEAVLLVKPQFEAGRDDVGPGGIVRDPAVHRRVLVEAWTFFAGTDLRPLDLAESPIKGGEGNVEFLLRLGLGASSGTLGPALAALGL, encoded by the coding sequence GTGGCTAAGGTCCGGCTGGATCAGCTCCTCGTGCAGCGCGGGCTGTGCGAGACCCGCGCCCGCGCCCAGGCGCGCATCCTGGCGGGGGACGTGCTGGTGAACGATCGCCCGGTCACCAAGGCGGGCACGGCCGTGGACGAGGCGGCCCCCATCCGCCTGCGGGGGGAGGCGCTGCCCTTCGTGAGCCGGGGCGGCCTGAAGCTGGCCGGGGCCCTGGACCGCTGGGGCATCGATCCCACAGGGCGGACCTGCTTCGACGCGGGCTCCAGCACCGGCGGCTTCACCGACTGCCTGCTCCAGCGGGGCGCGGCCAGGGTCTATGCCGTGGATGTGGGCACCAACCAGCTGCACTGGAAACTGCGGACAGACGCCCGGGTAGTCTCCATGGAGCAGGTGAACCTCCGCACCTGGGATCCGGCCGCCATTCCCGAGCGCTGCAGCCTGCTGGTGGCCGACCTCAGCTTCATCTCCCTCCGCCTGGCCATCCCGCCAGTGCTACCGAGCCTGGAGCCCGGCGCGGAGGCGGTGCTGCTGGTGAAGCCCCAGTTCGAGGCGGGCCGCGACGACGTGGGCCCCGGCGGCATCGTGCGCGACCCGGCCGTGCACCGCCGCGTGCTGGTGGAGGCCTGGACCTTCTTCGCAGGCACGGACCTGCGCCCCCTGGATCTGGCGGAGAGCCCCATCAAGGGCGGCGAAGGCAACGTCGAGTTCCTGCTGCGGCTGGGCCTGGGGGCTTCGAGCGGAACCCTGGGGCCCGCCCTCGCGGCTTTGGGGCTCTGA
- the mltG gene encoding endolytic transglycosylase MltG produces the protein MARSSISLRFFLATLILAAAPAAGGWWAWKGQGPLRQDATVLVKRGTSINQMADQLERDGVIRSASLFKLWARARKLQLIRGEYTFTSRASLSDVAGKLRRAEIHYTAVSIPEGAHAWAVQKRLKDFVPEEVFWTLWKSPRLARTAGFEDAESLEGLVAPATYKLHRALEPEEIMLMLVEAFRNQVRPKLEGGALPPYETLVLASLVEKETKLPEEQPRVAGVYLKRLKIGMRLQCDPTSLYARWIAGDLRFTAPTPEDIRRSSRFNTYAVKGLPPTPIAVPSPSAIEAAKAPLSGKDLYFVATGQGGHNFAPSLRDHNRNVGLYRKELARQRKSARG, from the coding sequence ATGGCGCGATCTTCCATCTCCCTCAGGTTCTTCCTGGCCACCCTCATCCTGGCCGCGGCTCCGGCTGCGGGTGGCTGGTGGGCCTGGAAGGGGCAGGGGCCCCTCCGGCAGGACGCCACCGTGCTCGTGAAGCGGGGGACCAGCATCAACCAGATGGCCGATCAGCTGGAGCGGGATGGCGTGATCCGATCGGCTTCACTGTTCAAGCTCTGGGCCCGGGCCCGGAAGCTCCAGCTCATCCGGGGCGAGTACACCTTCACGTCCCGGGCCAGCCTGTCGGACGTGGCCGGCAAGCTGCGGCGCGCGGAGATCCACTACACCGCCGTGTCCATTCCCGAGGGGGCCCACGCCTGGGCCGTGCAGAAGCGCCTGAAGGACTTCGTGCCCGAGGAGGTCTTCTGGACCCTCTGGAAGAGTCCGCGCCTGGCCCGGACTGCCGGCTTCGAGGATGCAGAAAGCCTGGAGGGCCTCGTGGCCCCGGCCACCTACAAGCTGCACCGGGCCCTGGAGCCCGAGGAGATCATGCTCATGCTGGTGGAGGCCTTCCGGAACCAGGTCCGGCCCAAGCTCGAGGGGGGTGCGCTGCCACCCTACGAGACTCTGGTCCTGGCCAGCCTGGTGGAGAAGGAGACGAAGCTGCCGGAGGAGCAGCCGCGGGTGGCGGGCGTCTATCTGAAGCGCCTGAAGATCGGCATGCGCCTCCAGTGCGACCCCACCAGCCTCTACGCCCGCTGGATCGCCGGCGACCTGCGGTTCACGGCGCCCACGCCGGAGGACATCCGCCGGTCCAGTCGCTTCAACACCTACGCGGTGAAGGGACTGCCACCCACGCCCATCGCCGTTCCCAGCCCCTCGGCCATCGAAGCGGCGAAGGCGCCCCTCTCCGGCAAGGACCTCTACTTCGTGGCCACGGGCCAGGGCGGCCACAACTTCGCCCCCAGCCTGCGGGACCACAACCGGAACGTGGGGCTCTACCGCAAGGAGCTCGCCCGGCAGCGGAAGTCGGCCCGTGGCTAA
- the trpS gene encoding tryptophan--tRNA ligase yields the protein MQRILSGIQPSGSQHIGHLVGALDNFTRLQGQGEAFYMIADWHALTSKYESVEEIWPATLELTATYLAAGLDPEKATIFVQSLVKEHAELHLLLSMVTPLTWLERVPTYKEKLQNAVADLGSYGFLGYPLLMTADIILYKAHKVPVGEDQLFHIELAREVLRRFNFLYKEEVFPEPEAVLTKTPKVPGLDGRKMSKSYGNCIYLRDTNDVILEKCTRQMASDPARVRKTDPGNPDICPVMDFHKLFSDDATVQLVDTECRRAGIGCFDCKKRVAQAMIQRIEPLREKIEAHLAHPAAIEAVLQDGSARARAVAAETMVDVRRAMKMPAL from the coding sequence ATGCAACGCATCCTTTCCGGCATCCAGCCCTCGGGCTCCCAGCACATCGGCCACCTGGTGGGAGCCCTGGACAACTTCACGCGGCTGCAGGGGCAGGGCGAGGCCTTCTACATGATCGCGGACTGGCACGCCCTCACCTCGAAGTACGAGTCCGTCGAGGAGATCTGGCCGGCCACGCTGGAGCTCACCGCCACCTATCTGGCGGCGGGCCTCGATCCGGAGAAGGCGACCATCTTCGTGCAGAGCCTGGTGAAGGAGCACGCGGAGCTGCACCTGCTGCTGTCCATGGTGACGCCGCTGACCTGGCTGGAGCGGGTGCCCACGTACAAGGAGAAGCTGCAGAACGCCGTGGCCGACCTCGGCAGCTACGGATTCCTGGGCTACCCCCTGCTGATGACCGCGGACATCATCCTCTACAAGGCCCACAAGGTGCCTGTGGGCGAAGACCAGCTCTTCCACATAGAGCTCGCCCGCGAGGTGCTCCGCCGCTTCAACTTCCTCTACAAGGAGGAGGTCTTCCCGGAGCCCGAGGCCGTGCTCACCAAGACGCCCAAGGTGCCTGGGCTCGACGGGCGCAAGATGTCCAAGAGCTACGGGAACTGCATCTACCTGCGGGACACCAACGACGTGATCCTCGAGAAGTGCACGCGCCAGATGGCCTCAGACCCCGCCCGGGTCCGCAAGACCGATCCCGGCAACCCGGACATCTGCCCGGTCATGGACTTCCACAAGCTCTTCAGCGATGACGCCACGGTGCAGCTGGTGGACACCGAGTGCCGGCGCGCCGGCATCGGCTGCTTCGACTGCAAGAAGCGCGTGGCGCAGGCCATGATCCAGCGGATCGAGCCCCTGCGGGAGAAGATCGAGGCCCACCTGGCCCACCCCGCGGCCATCGAGGCGGTGCTGCAGGATGGCAGCGCCCGGGCACGGGCCGTGGCCGCGGAAACCATGGTGGACGTCCGGCGGGCCATGAAGATGCCCGCCCTCTAG
- a CDS encoding RluA family pseudouridine synthase, with product MGINQGYVHREQVGIEGFGCTLLAHLAARHPLASQDLWRARILDGQVRLDEAPAVPEAPLRLGQWITWARPPWIEPEVPLATAVLYEDEDLLAVAKPSGLPTLPGGGEFLEHTLLALVRRRAPEASPMHRLGRGTSGLVLFARTTAARKPLQAVFQERQTRKVYRTLCQGHPTGDAFEVTAPIGEVPYGPLGSLHAATPGGRPSLSRVTVLERREKASLLEVEILTGRPHQIRIHLAYAGHPLAGDPLYGPGGIPMPGTCAVPGDPGYLLHAHRLELSHPRSGAWLTLTCQPPPALRPT from the coding sequence ATGGGGATCAACCAGGGCTATGTCCACCGGGAACAGGTCGGGATCGAGGGGTTTGGCTGCACCCTGCTGGCCCACCTGGCCGCCCGGCATCCCCTGGCAAGCCAGGACTTGTGGCGGGCCCGGATCCTGGACGGCCAGGTGCGCCTCGACGAGGCCCCCGCCGTTCCTGAAGCACCTCTGCGCCTGGGCCAATGGATCACCTGGGCCCGCCCTCCCTGGATCGAGCCGGAGGTTCCCCTTGCCACGGCCGTGCTGTATGAAGACGAGGACCTGCTGGCCGTGGCCAAGCCCAGCGGCCTGCCCACCCTCCCGGGAGGCGGGGAATTCCTGGAGCACACCCTCCTCGCCCTGGTGCGGCGCCGGGCCCCGGAAGCCAGCCCCATGCACCGCCTGGGCCGGGGCACCTCAGGCCTGGTGCTGTTCGCCCGCACGACCGCCGCGCGGAAGCCTCTCCAGGCCGTGTTCCAGGAGCGCCAAACCCGCAAGGTCTACCGCACCTTGTGCCAGGGCCACCCGACCGGGGATGCCTTCGAGGTCACGGCGCCCATCGGGGAGGTGCCCTACGGGCCCCTGGGATCGCTCCATGCCGCCACTCCCGGGGGACGCCCGTCCCTGAGTCGCGTCACCGTTCTGGAGCGGAGGGAGAAGGCCTCCCTGCTGGAGGTGGAGATCCTCACGGGCCGCCCCCACCAGATCCGCATCCATCTGGCGTACGCGGGACACCCCCTGGCGGGCGACCCGCTCTACGGGCCAGGTGGAATCCCGATGCCCGGAACCTGCGCGGTGCCCGGGGACCCAGGTTATCTGCTGCATGCTCATAGGTTGGAACTGAGCCACCCGCGCAGCGGGGCCTGGCTCACCCTCACCTGCCAGCCACCACCGGCGCTGCGCCCAACTTAG
- a CDS encoding proline dehydrogenase family protein, producing MDLKRIVLDLMPDALVRTFAAPYCAGKGIASGVAKVDEIHAKSGLYSTLDLLGEEVFKREDVEATVQVYFRMIEAVKERPHASISLKPTQLGINESETYCQDNLRRIVAAAAVHGVHITLDMEDRHFTDVTLRMFKAIRNEFDNFGIVLQSRLFRTAEDIKALHLKPCKVRICIGIYREPAEVALQDKRDMKEKLFEYVQLLLDHGHYPEIATHDEPLIRRCIDHLDKKGVAKDAYEFQMLMGVPRADLQQEIVKRGQIMRLYVPFAENWKYAVAYMKRRLGANPAMAAMVLKNLFGH from the coding sequence GTGGATCTGAAACGCATTGTTCTCGACCTCATGCCGGACGCACTCGTCCGGACCTTCGCCGCGCCGTACTGCGCGGGCAAGGGCATCGCCAGCGGCGTGGCCAAGGTGGACGAGATCCACGCCAAGAGCGGGCTCTACTCGACGCTGGACCTGCTGGGCGAGGAGGTCTTCAAGCGGGAGGACGTGGAGGCCACGGTCCAGGTCTACTTCCGGATGATCGAGGCGGTGAAGGAACGTCCCCACGCCAGCATCAGCCTCAAGCCCACGCAGCTGGGCATCAACGAGAGCGAGACCTACTGCCAGGACAACCTCCGCCGCATCGTGGCCGCGGCCGCCGTCCACGGGGTCCACATCACGCTGGACATGGAGGACCGGCACTTCACGGATGTCACCCTGCGCATGTTCAAGGCCATCCGGAACGAGTTCGACAACTTCGGGATCGTGCTGCAGAGCCGCCTCTTCCGGACCGCCGAGGACATCAAGGCCCTCCACCTCAAGCCCTGCAAGGTCCGCATCTGCATCGGCATCTACCGGGAGCCCGCGGAAGTGGCGCTGCAGGACAAGCGCGACATGAAGGAGAAGCTGTTCGAGTACGTGCAGCTGCTGCTGGACCACGGCCACTATCCCGAGATCGCCACCCACGACGAGCCCCTCATCCGGCGCTGCATCGATCACCTGGACAAGAAGGGCGTGGCGAAGGACGCCTACGAATTCCAGATGCTGATGGGCGTGCCCCGGGCGGACCTCCAGCAGGAGATCGTCAAGCGCGGCCAGATCATGCGCCTCTACGTCCCCTTCGCCGAGAACTGGAAGTACGCCGTGGCCTACATGAAACGCCGCCTGGGGGCCAATCCCGCCATGGCCGCCATGGTGCTGAAGAACCTGTTCGGCCATTGA